Below is a genomic region from Caldalkalibacillus salinus.
TTGGGTGCCATCTGTCCTCGGTGCGTATGACCGGCGAGGTATAAATCAATTCCTGCTTTCTGTGCCTTACTTAATTCATAAGGTTGATGATCTAACAGAAAAAGGGGTAATTCAGAATCTAAGTCCTGTTTTAACGCCTCTATTGTCATCCGATGATGATCTGTCCGATCCTTTCGCCCTATAATATAAAAATCTTCATTGATTTTTACAACTTCATCTAATAGTATTTTGACTTGTATCCGTTCCATTTCCCGTAAGAACCTTGGAATTTGTCCCCCATAGTATTCATGGTTGCCCAACACACCGTAAATGCCTAGCGGTGCTTTCATATCCGCTAAGATATCTCCCATGCCTTTGCGGATAAAAGAGTCAGGAGCGTCATCAATGATATCACCGACAAGGAAAATGATATCAGGCTGACGTTCGTTCACACGTTTCACTAAACGACGAGCGTGAGTAGACCCGGACAATGCACCGAAGTGCATATCAGACGCCATGGCAATACGCAGAGTTTGTAAATGATCTTTTTGCTGGCTCTCTCTATCTGTGCTATCTGTGTTGCCTGTGTTTTCTACATTGCCTGCCCTATCGGTACTGACATCTACGTCTCCATCTATTTTGGTTCCTGTCTTCTTTCTCTTCGGTATACGGATACTATACGTCCTAACGACTGGACTATACGCATAGTATGTGCCAAATAATCCGATCACAAGATATGTACAGATAACAAACCAACCGAGAACGTTAATCGCTCGCTCCGAAGAAATATTGAGTAAAAGCAACACAAAGTACATCATCGACGTAACCGGGAGTATGATGATAGCATATTGCAAAACAGCGAACCAATAAGCACCGACCACCTTGAGAGGAGCAAACACAGGGTGTACCCAAGCTAAGATATAAGCAAAAGATACGACGATAAAAATGGTTATGTACAGCCAAAATGGGGGGTGACTAAACTGTGTTTCGATCCAAAGCCAGCCATTCCACCCAATATATACGTTGATAAAGGCGTATATGGCTAGTTTTAATCTCAAACTATTTTTACGTTTCAAACCTGGTGATCTCCCTTCAACTTCATCAAAACGCAATCCAACGACGTCATCTTGTCTATATTATACCTACCTTTTGATGCCCTCAGACACAAATGGATTTAAGCACTCGTCATGTTTTTCTCAAGAACCGAGTTTTAATCTTAAAGCGCCCAGTGCCTGATGGCTTTCGCTACCCCATGTTCGATATGACTCGCCGTCACCCAGTCAGCTTCCTCTTTCACTTTTTCTTGAGCGTTACCCATAGCCACCCCTATGCCCGCTTCCTTAATCATCGCCAAGTCGTTGAGACTATCGCCCATCGCTAATACATTTTCCATGGTAATCCCTAACTTATCACATACTTTTTCAATGGCTCG
It encodes:
- a CDS encoding metallophosphoesterase, whose amino-acid sequence is MKRKNSLRLKLAIYAFINVYIGWNGWLWIETQFSHPPFWLYITIFIVVSFAYILAWVHPVFAPLKVVGAYWFAVLQYAIIILPVTSMMYFVLLLLNISSERAINVLGWFVICTYLVIGLFGTYYAYSPVVRTYSIRIPKRKKTGTKIDGDVDVSTDRAGNVENTGNTDSTDRESQQKDHLQTLRIAMASDMHFGALSGSTHARRLVKRVNERQPDIIFLVGDIIDDAPDSFIRKGMGDILADMKAPLGIYGVLGNHEYYGGQIPRFLREMERIQVKILLDEVVKINEDFYIIGRKDRTDHHRMTIEALKQDLDSELPLFLLDHQPYELSKAQKAGIDLYLAGHTHRGQMAPNQFITKKIYELDWGYKKKGSLHAIVSSGFGFWGPAIRIGSRSEIVVIDVHFD